In the Paroedura picta isolate Pp20150507F chromosome 15, Ppicta_v3.0, whole genome shotgun sequence genome, one interval contains:
- the SEZ6 gene encoding seizure protein 6 homolog isoform X3, with the protein MKGSPALCFLLTALLGVRAQGLSPQESERPGNSEDDGEQTVPPTPDELEHEAHFITTAPTLKLLNHHPLLEDFLHEAKDYLQQIPFMAAGLPGPGPVLPDADFALGPASNRAGPGLSDPTAESPVTMVTLPALVGTAGPGRDPKSPPEVAEGALPHDRPITAVGPQAEPGRDAPQAKPSPRSELVRPSFTPVLSFPQTGIPHSNSATASTGSADSSRPSTATPPAKPKGGVPSVVSDAKEEVAATTLTTTATGITSVPAAGAGSPCSWNLTGPEGSLASPLPSGLPYEGNTLECIYTISVYPGYGVEIRVQNISLVEGETITVDTLGGVEPVALANESFLMRGQVIRGPNNQVVVRFQSPAPANPGTFHFHFQAYLLSCAFPTRPAYGDVSVTSLHSGGSAYFSCATGYQLMGQAHLTCLNATRPFWSSREPTCVAACGGVIRNATVGRIISPGFPASYSNNLTCHWLLEAPPGQRLHLHFEKVLLAEDDDRLIIRNGNDIEAPPVYDSYEVEYLPIEGLVSTARGFFIELTTDSSGVATGMALRYEAFEPGHCYEPFVKYGNFTTSDTTYSLGATVEFACEAGYTLEQGSVIIECVDPTNPQWNETEPACRAVCSGEITDAAGVVLSPNWPEPYGKGQDCIWGLHVEEDKRIMLDIKVLRLGKGDALTFYDGDDLTARILGQYSGLNRRFKLFTSTADVTIQFQSDPGSSGLGYQQGFIIHFTEVPRNDTCPELPEIPNGWKTVSHPELIHGTVVTYHCYPGYELVGTELLMCHWDLTWSGDLPSCQRVTTCRDPGDVDHGRRMVSSSKFPVGSTVQFICDKGYTLTGSGVITCHNRHAGDPKWSDRLPKCIPEVYEPCHNPGIPDHSAQNPEKRVYQAGALLRFSCATGYTLLGDASLRCVPGHPSQWNGTPPFCKPASTEEFYTNRNLDAVAKMAPAEDLLQGSNVAFAIFLPVAAVGLLLGTVYLYISRHQGKPSLPLPLAGSHPYNHITVDSSFDNPTYETGASFSPGDAGV; encoded by the exons GCCTCTCCCCTCAGGAATCCGAGAGACCAGGAAACTCTGAAGATGATGGGGAACAGAcggtgccccccacccccgatgAGCTGGAACACGAGGCCCACTTCATCACCACGGCCCCCACCTTGAAACTGCTGAACCACCACCCGCTGCTGGAGGATTTCCTTCACGAGGCAAAAGACTACCTTCAGCAGATTCCCTTCATGGCTGCCGGGCTGCCTGGCCCCGGGCCCGTCCTGCCTGACGCTGACTTCGCACTCGGCCCCGCAAGCAACAGGGCCGGCCCAGGCCTCTCAGATCCCACCGCTGAGTCCCCGGTGACGATGGTGACTCTCCCGGCCCTGGTGGGCACAGCAGGACCAGGCAGGGATCCCAAGAGCCCCCCGGAGGTGGCCGAAGGGGCCTTGCCACATGACCGGCCCATCACAGCTGTGGGGCCTCAAGCTGAGCCAGGTCGGGATGCCCCCCAGGCCAAACCTTCCCCCCGCTCTGAGCTCGTGCGCCCTTCTTTCACTCCTGTGCTGTCCTTTCCCCAGACGGGAATTCCCCACTCAAACTCAGCCACTGCATCTACAGGCTCTGCCGACAGCAGCCGCCCCTCCACTGCCACGCCCCCagcgaagcccaaaggtggcgtCCCCAGCGTGGTGTCTGATGCCAAGGAAGAGGTGGCAGCAACCACCCTCACCACCACAGCCACAGGGATCACAAGTGtgccagcagcaggggcaggta GTCCCTGCAGCTGGAACCTGACTGGCCCTGAGGGTTCACTGGCCTCCCCACTGCCTTCTGGCTTACCCTACGAGGGGAACACACTTGAATGCATCTACACAATTTCCGTGTACCCTGGTTATGGCGTGGAGATCCGG GTCCAGAATATCAGTCTTGTGGAAGGCGAGACGATCACCGTGGACACCCTCGGAGGGGTGGAACCTGTTGCCTTGGCCAATGAATCATTCCTGATGCGTGGTCAGGTCATCCGTGGGCCAAACAACCAGGTGGTGGTTCGCTTCCAGAGCCCAGCACCTGCCAACCCCGGCACcttccattttcattttcaaG CCTACCTGCTGAGCTGTGCCTTCCCAACGCGTCCGGCCTACGGCGACGTCTCTGTCACTAGCTTGCACTCCGGGGGCAGCGCCTACTTCTCTTGCGCCACAGGTTACCAGCTCATGGGTCAGGCCCACCTCACCTGCCTCAATGCCACACGGCCCTTTTGGAGCAGCCGGGAACCAACATGTGTCG CGGCTTGTGGCGGTGTCATCCGGAACGCCACCGTGGGCCGCATCATCTCTCCGGGTTTCCCTGCCAGCTACAGCAACAACCTGACCTGCCATTGGCTGCTGGAGGCCCCACCGGGACAACGGCTGCATCTCCACTTTGAGAAGGTCTTGCTGGCGGAAGATGATGACAG GCTCATTATTCGGAATGGAAACGACATTGAAGCACCCCCCGTGTATGATTCCTATGAGGTGGAATACCTGCCGATCGAGGGACTGGTCAGCACGGCACGTGGCTTCTTCATCGAGCTGACCACCGACAGCAGTGGTGTGGCCACAGGCATGGCACTGCGGTACGAAG CCTTCGAACCAGGGCACTGCTACGAGCCGTTCGTCAAGTACGGGAACTTCACCACCAGCGACACCACCTACAGTCTAGGCGCCACGGTGGAATTTGCCTGTGAGGCCGGCTACACCCTGGAGCAAGGATCTGTTATCATCGAGTGTGTTGACCCCACCAACCCCCAGTGGAATGAGACAGAGCCGGCCTGTCGAG CTGTGTGCAGTGGGGAGATCACAGATGCAGCTGGCGTGGTTCTCTCTCCGAATTGGCCAGAGCCCTACGGGAAGGGTCAGGACTGTATCTGGGgcttgcatgtggaagaggacaaGCGCATCATGCTGGATATCAAAGT GTTGCGGCTGGGCAAAGGGGATGCGCTGACCTTCTACGATGGAGATGACCTGACGGCGCGCATCCTGGGCCAGTACTCCGGCCTCAACCGGCGCTTCAAGCTGTTCACATCAACAGCGGATGTCACCATCCAGTTTCAGTCGGACCCCGGAAGCAGCGGCTTAGGCTACCAACAGGGATTCATCATCCACTTTACAG AGGTGCCCCGCAATGACACTTGTCCTGAGCTGCCAGAGATCCCAAATGGCTGGAAGACTGTGTCACACCCAGAGCTGATCCACGGCACTGTGGTCACCTACCACTGCTACCCTGGCTATGAACTGGTGGGCACCGAGCTCCTGATGTGCCACTGGGACTTGACCTGGAGTGGGGACCTACCCTCTTGCCAGAGAG TGACCACGTGCCGGGACCCCGGAGACGTGGATCATGGCCGCCGCATGGTCTCCAGTAGCAAGTTCCCTGTCGGCTCCACCGTCCAGTTCATCTGCGACAAGGGCTACACGCTGACCGGGAGTGGAGTGATCACCTGTCACAACCGACACGCCGGAGATCCCAAGTGGAGCGATCGTCTTCCCAAATGCATCC CGGAGGTGTATGAGCCCTGCCACAACCCCGGCATCCCTGATCACAGCGCTCAGAATCCAGAGAAGAGGGTGTACCAAGCAGGGGCACTGCTGCGGTTCTCCTGTGCCACAGGCTACACGCTACTGGGTGATGCCAGCCTGCGCTGTGTGCCGGGTCACCCTTCTCAGTGGAATGgcaccccacctttctgcaagCCAG CCTCCACCGAGGAGTTCTACACCAATCGCAATCTGGACG CGGTGGCCAAAATGGCACCTGCGGAAGATCTCCTGCAGGGCTCCAACGTGGCCTTCGCCATCTTCCTGCCCGTGGCTGCCGTGGGGCTCCTCTTAGGCACCGTGTACCTCTACATCTCTAG GCACCAAGGAAAGCCATCGCTGCCGCTGCCCCTGGCGGGCTCCCACCCCTACAATCACATCACTGTGGATTCATCCTTCGACAACCCCACTTACGAAACCGGA
- the SEZ6 gene encoding seizure protein 6 homolog isoform X4 has product MKGSPALCFLLTALLGVRAQGLSPQESERPGNSEDDGEQTVPPTPDELEHEAHFITTAPTLKLLNHHPLLEDFLHEAKDYLQQIPFMAAGLPGPGPVLPDADFALGPASNRAGPGLSDPTAESPVTMVTLPALVGTAGPGRDPKSPPEVAEGALPHDRPITAVGPQAEPGRDAPQAKPSPRSELVRPSFTPVLSFPQTGIPHSNSATASTGSADSSRPSTATPPAKPKGGVPSVVSDAKEEVAATTLTTTATGITSVPAAGAGSPCSWNLTGPEGSLASPLPSGLPYEGNTLECIYTISVYPGYGVEIRVQNISLVEGETITVDTLGGVEPVALANESFLMRGQVIRGPNNQVVVRFQSPAPANPGTFHFHFQAYLLSCAFPTRPAYGDVSVTSLHSGGSAYFSCATGYQLMGQAHLTCLNATRPFWSSREPTCVAACGGVIRNATVGRIISPGFPASYSNNLTCHWLLEAPPGQRLHLHFEKVLLAEDDDRLIIRNGNDIEAPPVYDSYEVEYLPIEGLVSTARGFFIELTTDSSGVATGMALRYEAFEPGHCYEPFVKYGNFTTSDTTYSLGATVEFACEAGYTLEQGSVIIECVDPTNPQWNETEPACRAVCSGEITDAAGVVLSPNWPEPYGKGQDCIWGLHVEEDKRIMLDIKVLRLGKGDALTFYDGDDLTARILGQYSGLNRRFKLFTSTADVTIQFQSDPGSSGLGYQQGFIIHFTEVPRNDTCPELPEIPNGWKTVSHPELIHGTVVTYHCYPGYELVGTELLMCHWDLTWSGDLPSCQRVTTCRDPGDVDHGRRMVSSSKFPVGSTVQFICDKGYTLTGSGVITCHNRHAGDPKWSDRLPKCIPEVYEPCHNPGIPDHSAQNPEKRVYQAGALLRFSCATGYTLLGDASLRCVPGHPSQWNGTPPFCKPASTEEFYTNRNLDAVAKMAPAEDLLQGSNVAFAIFLPVAAVGLLLGTVYLYISRHQGKPSLPLPLAGSHPYNHITVDSSFDNPTYETGETREYEVSI; this is encoded by the exons GCCTCTCCCCTCAGGAATCCGAGAGACCAGGAAACTCTGAAGATGATGGGGAACAGAcggtgccccccacccccgatgAGCTGGAACACGAGGCCCACTTCATCACCACGGCCCCCACCTTGAAACTGCTGAACCACCACCCGCTGCTGGAGGATTTCCTTCACGAGGCAAAAGACTACCTTCAGCAGATTCCCTTCATGGCTGCCGGGCTGCCTGGCCCCGGGCCCGTCCTGCCTGACGCTGACTTCGCACTCGGCCCCGCAAGCAACAGGGCCGGCCCAGGCCTCTCAGATCCCACCGCTGAGTCCCCGGTGACGATGGTGACTCTCCCGGCCCTGGTGGGCACAGCAGGACCAGGCAGGGATCCCAAGAGCCCCCCGGAGGTGGCCGAAGGGGCCTTGCCACATGACCGGCCCATCACAGCTGTGGGGCCTCAAGCTGAGCCAGGTCGGGATGCCCCCCAGGCCAAACCTTCCCCCCGCTCTGAGCTCGTGCGCCCTTCTTTCACTCCTGTGCTGTCCTTTCCCCAGACGGGAATTCCCCACTCAAACTCAGCCACTGCATCTACAGGCTCTGCCGACAGCAGCCGCCCCTCCACTGCCACGCCCCCagcgaagcccaaaggtggcgtCCCCAGCGTGGTGTCTGATGCCAAGGAAGAGGTGGCAGCAACCACCCTCACCACCACAGCCACAGGGATCACAAGTGtgccagcagcaggggcaggta GTCCCTGCAGCTGGAACCTGACTGGCCCTGAGGGTTCACTGGCCTCCCCACTGCCTTCTGGCTTACCCTACGAGGGGAACACACTTGAATGCATCTACACAATTTCCGTGTACCCTGGTTATGGCGTGGAGATCCGG GTCCAGAATATCAGTCTTGTGGAAGGCGAGACGATCACCGTGGACACCCTCGGAGGGGTGGAACCTGTTGCCTTGGCCAATGAATCATTCCTGATGCGTGGTCAGGTCATCCGTGGGCCAAACAACCAGGTGGTGGTTCGCTTCCAGAGCCCAGCACCTGCCAACCCCGGCACcttccattttcattttcaaG CCTACCTGCTGAGCTGTGCCTTCCCAACGCGTCCGGCCTACGGCGACGTCTCTGTCACTAGCTTGCACTCCGGGGGCAGCGCCTACTTCTCTTGCGCCACAGGTTACCAGCTCATGGGTCAGGCCCACCTCACCTGCCTCAATGCCACACGGCCCTTTTGGAGCAGCCGGGAACCAACATGTGTCG CGGCTTGTGGCGGTGTCATCCGGAACGCCACCGTGGGCCGCATCATCTCTCCGGGTTTCCCTGCCAGCTACAGCAACAACCTGACCTGCCATTGGCTGCTGGAGGCCCCACCGGGACAACGGCTGCATCTCCACTTTGAGAAGGTCTTGCTGGCGGAAGATGATGACAG GCTCATTATTCGGAATGGAAACGACATTGAAGCACCCCCCGTGTATGATTCCTATGAGGTGGAATACCTGCCGATCGAGGGACTGGTCAGCACGGCACGTGGCTTCTTCATCGAGCTGACCACCGACAGCAGTGGTGTGGCCACAGGCATGGCACTGCGGTACGAAG CCTTCGAACCAGGGCACTGCTACGAGCCGTTCGTCAAGTACGGGAACTTCACCACCAGCGACACCACCTACAGTCTAGGCGCCACGGTGGAATTTGCCTGTGAGGCCGGCTACACCCTGGAGCAAGGATCTGTTATCATCGAGTGTGTTGACCCCACCAACCCCCAGTGGAATGAGACAGAGCCGGCCTGTCGAG CTGTGTGCAGTGGGGAGATCACAGATGCAGCTGGCGTGGTTCTCTCTCCGAATTGGCCAGAGCCCTACGGGAAGGGTCAGGACTGTATCTGGGgcttgcatgtggaagaggacaaGCGCATCATGCTGGATATCAAAGT GTTGCGGCTGGGCAAAGGGGATGCGCTGACCTTCTACGATGGAGATGACCTGACGGCGCGCATCCTGGGCCAGTACTCCGGCCTCAACCGGCGCTTCAAGCTGTTCACATCAACAGCGGATGTCACCATCCAGTTTCAGTCGGACCCCGGAAGCAGCGGCTTAGGCTACCAACAGGGATTCATCATCCACTTTACAG AGGTGCCCCGCAATGACACTTGTCCTGAGCTGCCAGAGATCCCAAATGGCTGGAAGACTGTGTCACACCCAGAGCTGATCCACGGCACTGTGGTCACCTACCACTGCTACCCTGGCTATGAACTGGTGGGCACCGAGCTCCTGATGTGCCACTGGGACTTGACCTGGAGTGGGGACCTACCCTCTTGCCAGAGAG TGACCACGTGCCGGGACCCCGGAGACGTGGATCATGGCCGCCGCATGGTCTCCAGTAGCAAGTTCCCTGTCGGCTCCACCGTCCAGTTCATCTGCGACAAGGGCTACACGCTGACCGGGAGTGGAGTGATCACCTGTCACAACCGACACGCCGGAGATCCCAAGTGGAGCGATCGTCTTCCCAAATGCATCC CGGAGGTGTATGAGCCCTGCCACAACCCCGGCATCCCTGATCACAGCGCTCAGAATCCAGAGAAGAGGGTGTACCAAGCAGGGGCACTGCTGCGGTTCTCCTGTGCCACAGGCTACACGCTACTGGGTGATGCCAGCCTGCGCTGTGTGCCGGGTCACCCTTCTCAGTGGAATGgcaccccacctttctgcaagCCAG CCTCCACCGAGGAGTTCTACACCAATCGCAATCTGGACG CGGTGGCCAAAATGGCACCTGCGGAAGATCTCCTGCAGGGCTCCAACGTGGCCTTCGCCATCTTCCTGCCCGTGGCTGCCGTGGGGCTCCTCTTAGGCACCGTGTACCTCTACATCTCTAG GCACCAAGGAAAGCCATCGCTGCCGCTGCCCCTGGCGGGCTCCCACCCCTACAATCACATCACTGTGGATTCATCCTTCGACAACCCCACTTACGAAACCGGA